The DNA window AAGGGATCTCCGCCGGACACAGCCAGAACAGCTATCGCGGGCTGGTCAAAATCATGCCGACCGCGACTAACGCCCGCAACTTCACCCAGTGCGATTCGATGCTGATCGGCCCGGACTGCGGGGCGCATACCTTCCCGTATGTGGAATGTCGCAACAACAGCGCCCAGCTGGAGCACGAAGCGACCACCTCGCGGATCGGTGAGGACCAGCTGTTCTACTGCCTGCAGCGCGGGATCAGCGAAGATGATGCCATCTCGATGATCGTCAACGGCTTCTGTAAAGACGTCTTCTCCGAACTGCCGCTGGAGTTCGCCGTCGAAGCGCAAAAATTGCTGGCCATTAGCCTTGAGCATAGCGTCGGCTGATAACTAAGGAAAAGAGATGTTAAGTATTCAAGATTTACACGTCGCCGTCGAAGATAAAGCGATCCTGCGCGGGCTGAACCTTGAGGTGCGTCCGGGGGAGGTCCACGCCATTATGGGGCCGAACGGCTCGGGGAAAAGTACGCTTTCGGCCACCCTGGCCGGGCGCGAAGATTACGAGGTCACCGGCGGCAGCGTCGAATTTAAGGGCAAAAACCTGTTGGAGCTCGCCCCGGAAGATCGCGCCGGGGAAGGCATCTTTATGGCCTTCCAGTATCCGGTGGAAATCCCCGGCGTCAGCAACCAGTTCTTCCTGCAGACCGCGCTGAATGCCGTGCGCAGCTATCGCGGCCAGGAGCCGCTGGATCGCTTCGACTTTCAGGATTTAATGGAAGAGAAAATCAGGTTGCTGCAGATGCCGGAAGATCTGCTGACCCGTTCGGTGAACGTGGGTTTCTCCGGCGGCGAGAAAAAGCGCAACGACATTCTGCAGATGGCGGTGCTTGAGCCGGAGTTGTGCATTCTCGA is part of the Klebsiella quasipneumoniae subsp. quasipneumoniae genome and encodes:
- the sufC gene encoding Fe-S cluster assembly ATPase SufC; protein product: MLSIQDLHVAVEDKAILRGLNLEVRPGEVHAIMGPNGSGKSTLSATLAGREDYEVTGGSVEFKGKNLLELAPEDRAGEGIFMAFQYPVEIPGVSNQFFLQTALNAVRSYRGQEPLDRFDFQDLMEEKIRLLQMPEDLLTRSVNVGFSGGEKKRNDILQMAVLEPELCILDESDSGLDIDALKIVSQGVNALRDGKRAFIIVTHYQRILDYIKPDYVHVLYQGRIVKSGDFTLVKQLEEQGYGWLTEQQ